A window of Azospirillum lipoferum 4B contains these coding sequences:
- a CDS encoding sulfotransferase domain-containing protein: protein MAWLVNVLLELGIRTTHWGTARGAGGGSPWRECGDGWTLDEPALSLLKWHLPILHHDGPLRFRDGLEVVWEHRLDLAREPGEAVILYLRDPRDAIHSLYRRDYAHALGYHAYLDRPDVWPDHFPNLFFLPPPETYLLFTLFWLTVGETVPLLTVTFEGMRADPVGTVRRVLAQLGQTRPDDGIVRALERSSFHAARQAMLRTSAEQGTERLTATKGEVGEWRTTHDDAALARFARPLARFEALLADLPAAEATWQAEAIPRDPFGWLEEGAPANLAAVLDAVPAVAGRPAAQLSAHAAVAAGWFTAQAAGGPDFTPPLPRRLFLRFYAFLLEGLDSAPIDTLLRSRHIDRIHGLCREMVGAMPE from the coding sequence GTGGCCTGGCTGGTCAACGTGCTGCTGGAATTGGGCATCCGCACCACGCATTGGGGCACGGCAAGGGGCGCGGGCGGCGGCAGCCCCTGGCGGGAATGCGGCGACGGCTGGACGCTGGATGAGCCGGCGCTGAGCCTGCTCAAATGGCATCTGCCCATCCTGCACCACGACGGGCCGCTGCGCTTCCGCGACGGCCTGGAGGTGGTGTGGGAGCACCGTCTCGATCTTGCCCGCGAACCGGGTGAGGCCGTCATCCTCTATCTGCGCGACCCGCGCGACGCCATCCATTCGCTGTACCGGCGCGACTACGCCCACGCCCTCGGCTACCACGCCTATCTCGACCGCCCGGACGTCTGGCCCGACCATTTCCCGAACCTGTTCTTTTTGCCGCCGCCCGAGACCTATCTGCTGTTCACCCTGTTCTGGCTGACCGTCGGCGAGACGGTGCCGCTGCTGACCGTCACCTTCGAAGGCATGCGTGCCGATCCGGTCGGGACGGTACGCCGCGTGCTCGCCCAGCTGGGGCAGACGCGGCCGGATGACGGGATCGTCCGCGCGCTGGAACGCTCCAGCTTCCATGCGGCACGCCAGGCCATGCTGCGCACCAGCGCCGAGCAGGGAACGGAGCGCCTGACCGCGACCAAGGGTGAAGTCGGCGAATGGCGGACCACCCATGACGACGCGGCCCTCGCCCGCTTCGCCCGGCCGCTCGCCCGGTTCGAAGCGCTGTTGGCCGACCTGCCGGCCGCCGAGGCAACGTGGCAGGCCGAGGCCATTCCACGCGATCCCTTCGGTTGGCTGGAGGAGGGCGCTCCGGCCAATCTGGCCGCGGTTCTGGACGCGGTGCCGGCGGTGGCCGGCAGGCCGGCGGCGCAGCTCTCCGCCCACGCCGCGGTGGCGGCCGGCTGGTTTACCGCCCAGGCAGCCGGAGGACCGGACTTCACACCGCCGCTGCCGCGGCGCCTGTTCCTGCGCTTCTACGCCTTTCTTCTTGAAGGACTGGACTCCGCCCCCATCGACACCCTGCTCCGTTCCCGCCACATCGACCGCATCCACGGACTTTGCCGGGAGATGGTGGGAGCGATGCCGGAGTGA